From Brassica napus cultivar Da-Ae unplaced genomic scaffold, Da-Ae ScsIHWf_1767;HRSCAF=2399, whole genome shotgun sequence, one genomic window encodes:
- the LOC106364115 gene encoding bidirectional sugar transporter SWEET5, whose translation MTDAHTARTIVGIIGNVISFGLFCSPIPTMIKIWKMKSVSEFKPDPYLATVLNCMMWSFYGLPFVHPDSLLVVTINGTGLFMELVYVTIFFIFATSAIRRKITIAMVVELLIFMSVVIFCTLYCLHTTKQRSMLIGIMCIVFNVIMYASPLTVMRLVIKTKSVKYMPFFLSLASFMNGVVWVIYACLKFDPYILIPNGLGSLSGLVQLILYATYYKTTNWNDEDGDKEKRFTNAEIQLDRA comes from the exons ATGACGGACGCCCACACTGCCCGGACGATCGTTGGAATAATCG GAAACGTGATCTCTTTCGGCTTGTTCTGCTCTCCAAT ACCAACGATGATAAAGATATGGAAGATGAAGTCAGTGTCGGAGTTTAAGCCAGATCCGTACCTAGCCACGGTTTTAAACTGCATGATGTGGAGTTTTTATGGACTTCCTTTTGTCCATCCCGATAGTCTCCTCGTCGTTACCATTAATGGAACTGGTCTTTTCATGGAACTCGTTTATGTCactatcttcttcatcttcgctACCTCAGCTATCCGC AGAAAGATCACAATAGCTATGGTGGTTGAGTTGTTGATATTCATGTCAGTGGTGATCTTCTGCACATTGTACTGTTTGCATACAACAAAACAAAGGTCTATGCTTATTGGGATCATGTGCATTGTTTTCAATGTTATCATGTATGCTTCTCCTCTAACCGTCATG AGACTTGTGATAAAGACAAAGAGCGTGAAGTACATGCCGTTCTTCCTGTCACTAGCCAGCTTCATGAACGGAGTCGTTTGGGTCATTTATGCATGTCTTAAATTCGACCCATATATTTTG ATACCAAATGGCCTTGGATCCCTATCCGGATTAGTACAACTTATATTATACGCAACTTACTATAAAACAACGAACTGGAACGATGAAGATGGAGATAAAGAAAAGCGGTTTACTAATGCTGAAATCCAGCTTGACCGAGCTTGA